One stretch of Rhinatrema bivittatum chromosome 8, aRhiBiv1.1, whole genome shotgun sequence DNA includes these proteins:
- the DNAJC30 gene encoding dnaJ homolog subfamily C member 30, mitochondrial, with amino-acid sequence MEVRRRLVGSRLCHLRWIPASSTWLLVDGIWTESCECSKDLQEAGGAWWREERGGSIGAQTAVVACTVPWPKAPRRRLSARSRPLMLTVPSTPRTQYCLRAPCCAETALRAGTRAYSTNKKGGKANNSCSATRRAPLHHSKTAYYDILAVASTATQAQIKTAYYKQSFVYHPDRNAGNEDAVSRFSEISEAYLVLGNVALRKKYDRGILSQEDLRSADKPSGKVESPTTRRRTQTTSARYSPTKPVFDFDEFYRAHYGEQLERERFMRWKREELRKRKLDLDRKFQLSKLSELSALALFLAAIYIFLKWKPSS; translated from the coding sequence ATGGAGGTCAGGAGGAGGTTGGTAGGTAGCCGGCTTTGCCATCTGAGATGGATTCCGGCCTCGAGTACTTGGCTACTCGTGGATGGAATCTGGACTGAGTCCTGTGAGTGCAGCAAAGACCTGCAGGAGGCCGGTGGCGCCTGGTGGAGAGAGGAGCGGGGCGGCTCCATCGGGGCTCAAACGGCAGTGGTCGCCTGTACCGTGCCTTGGCCTAAGGCTCCACGGCGGAGACTCTCTGCCCGGAGCCGGCCGTTGATGCTTACGGTGCCCTCCACCCCCCGAACTCAGTACTGCCTCCGTGCACCTTGCTGCGCAGAGACTGCGCTCAGGGCCGGCACCAGAGCATATTCCACCAACAAGAAGGGCGGAAAGGCCAATAATAGCTGCAGTGCTACCAGAAGGGCCCCCCTCCATCATAGCAAAACCGCTTACTACGATATACTGGCGGTGGCGAGCACCGCCACGCAGGCCCAAATCAAGACAGCCTATTACAAGCAGTCTTTCGTCTACCACCCCGACCGCAACGCGGGCAACGAGGACGCGGTCAGCCGGTTCAGCGAGATCAGCGAGGCCTATCTGGTGCTGGGCAACGTGGCGCTGAGGAAGAAGTATGACCGCGGCATCCTGAGCCAGGAGGACTTGCGCAGCGCCGACAAACCGTCCGGCAAGGTGGAGAGCCCGACCACCCGCAGGAGGACACAAACCACCTCCGCCAGATACAGCCCCACCAAGCCCGTCTTTGACTTCGACGAGTTCTATCGAGCCCATTACGGAGAGCAGCTGGAGCGGGAGCGCTTCATGAGGTGGAAGCGGGAAGAGCTGCGGAAGCGCAAGTTGGACTTGGACCGGAAGTTTCAGCTCTCCAAGTTGTCAGAGCTCTCGGCCCTAGCTTTGTTCTTAGCAGCCATCTATATCTTCCTTAAGTGGAAGCCGAGCAGTTGA